A DNA window from Nitrospira sp. contains the following coding sequences:
- a CDS encoding hypothetical protein (Evidence 4 : Unknown function but conserved in other organisms; MaGe:77307810), which translates to MPLIWSAISAHGYGHAAQVVPVLNELGTRIPSLKIVLRTNVPRHFFESRMTVPWDLRPAQMDIGCLQHGPLTMDWDATWQAHRTFHANWDAQLKEETLAIREARPNLVIGNTPYLAMAAGAAASVPAVAIASLSWDEILRDHADPAQPWQQAILDDMRRAYGQATLLLRLAPGLPMPAFPQADDIGPIAAPLPAARDRIRAHLRIALGDALVLVAFGGIRFDALPFDRMESMPGIQFVIDGPVPPRHRRIHSLAALSERFSTLLSSVDAIMTKPGYGTTIEAVAVQTPVIYVRRFNFADEEPLVSYLHRYGRGVELSREDFLNARWEPAIHQALTLPKPATPLPAFTGAADAAAHLLPFLQPSRK; encoded by the coding sequence GTGCCACTGATCTGGTCAGCCATTTCCGCCCACGGCTACGGGCACGCCGCCCAAGTCGTTCCTGTGTTGAACGAACTGGGCACCAGGATTCCCTCGCTGAAAATCGTGCTCCGCACGAACGTCCCGCGCCACTTTTTCGAATCGCGCATGACCGTCCCCTGGGATCTGCGTCCGGCTCAGATGGATATCGGGTGCCTTCAACATGGCCCCCTCACCATGGATTGGGATGCCACCTGGCAAGCCCATCGGACCTTTCATGCCAACTGGGACGCCCAGCTCAAGGAAGAAACCCTTGCCATCCGCGAAGCTCGCCCGAATCTCGTCATCGGCAATACGCCTTACTTAGCCATGGCGGCCGGAGCCGCTGCGAGCGTGCCGGCCGTTGCCATTGCCAGTCTCAGTTGGGACGAGATCCTGCGAGACCACGCCGATCCGGCGCAGCCCTGGCAGCAGGCCATTCTCGACGACATGCGACGAGCCTATGGGCAAGCGACCCTGCTCCTCCGCCTCGCGCCAGGTTTGCCGATGCCGGCGTTCCCCCAGGCCGACGATATCGGCCCCATCGCAGCCCCACTCCCCGCCGCTCGTGACCGCATCCGCGCGCACTTGCGCATCGCACTAGGCGACGCCCTCGTGCTCGTGGCCTTTGGCGGAATTCGGTTCGATGCGCTCCCGTTCGACCGCATGGAATCGATGCCGGGTATTCAATTCGTAATCGACGGCCCCGTTCCCCCACGCCATCGCCGAATCCATTCTCTCGCCGCGCTCTCCGAGCGATTTAGCACTCTCCTGTCTTCCGTCGATGCCATCATGACCAAACCAGGCTATGGGACCACGATTGAAGCCGTCGCCGTCCAAACTCCAGTGATCTACGTCCGCCGCTTCAACTTCGCCGATGAAGAACCCCTCGTGTCCTATCTGCATCGATACGGTCGCGGCGTGGAACTCTCCCGCGAAGATTTTCTGAACGCCCGCTGGGAACCGGCCATTCACCAGGCGCTGACCTTGCCGAAACCCGCTACCCCGTTGCCGGCCTTCACCGGAGCCGCCGATGCGGCCGCGCATCTCTTGCCGTTCCTGCAACCATCAAGAAAATAG
- a CDS encoding hypothetical protein (Evidence 4 : Unknown function but conserved in other organisms; MaGe:77307802): MPSSTLDQLADAYGQVSRSNAAALDEFHALAALLEQAQISFLALKGLDVLVRLYGLRGTRPLSDIDLLVHEADLVAIDRVLTEAGYARQIDGNPCYASPENGLSFDIVTSLWYLDEQGLAELWANAQPHPLSPRSVTLLVADDLLIHLTAYTVIHRGALTPAWEQDLRLLLLSEPIDWTAVIRKARAYSLTTPLHYGLATLHRRMPVLPIPESALQALAPSGYIERGLHWLLQRLVATQPIPELGHCLIWLTRPAKNKWSSLRFTLFPPKNFLGYRYGAAATRRPLLTRGWRIVGLVGAMLVLAARILHRLSRGPQRGAA; encoded by the coding sequence ATGCCCTCCTCGACCCTCGACCAGCTCGCTGACGCCTACGGCCAAGTGAGCCGCAGCAACGCGGCGGCGCTCGATGAGTTTCATGCCCTGGCCGCGCTGTTGGAACAGGCTCAGATCTCCTTTCTGGCGTTGAAAGGCCTCGACGTATTGGTCCGGCTCTACGGCCTTCGCGGGACACGCCCGCTGTCCGACATCGATCTGCTCGTGCATGAGGCCGATCTCGTTGCAATCGATAGGGTCCTGACTGAAGCAGGCTATGCCAGGCAGATCGACGGAAACCCCTGCTATGCCTCTCCGGAGAATGGCCTCTCCTTCGATATCGTGACCAGCCTCTGGTATCTCGACGAGCAGGGTTTGGCCGAATTATGGGCCAACGCCCAGCCGCACCCGCTCTCGCCACGATCCGTCACGCTCCTGGTCGCCGACGATCTCCTAATTCATCTCACCGCCTACACGGTTATTCATCGAGGCGCGCTTACCCCGGCTTGGGAGCAGGACTTGCGCTTGCTGCTCCTGAGCGAACCCATCGATTGGACTGCCGTCATCCGCAAGGCCAGGGCCTATTCGTTGACTACCCCCTTGCACTATGGACTCGCTACGCTCCATCGCCGCATGCCGGTACTGCCGATTCCTGAATCGGCGCTCCAGGCACTCGCGCCATCTGGATATATCGAACGCGGCCTCCATTGGCTGCTTCAGCGGCTGGTTGCAACGCAACCCATTCCCGAGCTCGGTCATTGTTTAATCTGGTTGACCAGGCCGGCGAAGAATAAATGGTCATCGCTCCGCTTCACGTTGTTTCCACCCAAGAATTTTCTCGGATACCGCTACGGAGCGGCTGCAACCCGCCGCCCCCTCCTGACACGTGGCTGGCGGATCGTCGGTCTGGTTGGCGCGATGCTTGTCCTTGCTGCCCGGATTCTCCACCGGCTCAGCCGAGGGCCCCAGCGAGGTGCGGCATGA
- a CDS encoding hypothetical protein (Evidence 4 : Unknown function but conserved in other organisms; MaGe:77307813) has translation MQRTTSSSIMAMLLIGSALLSGCTRSIEIMPSATANIDHAPVSIASAERVPLILDQVKVSQNGAPQNPSVDLDRRLLGSLQSLALFSHLSLAEQGPLTDNEKAIVARVTIDDAIDSHPGEAALKGFIVSGSMFLLAPVMDFHYDYGTRLTLELERWDGTVKTYQADASGTARYKLFSASPSMIAELKGHVLEAGITDLLHQLVKDAAFYNASSAPLTERTIHSVSVKSKRRGTAAVSVSTPTHSR, from the coding sequence ATGCAGCGGACAACCTCCTCATCCATCATGGCCATGCTCCTGATCGGCAGCGCCCTACTCAGTGGCTGCACCAGATCGATTGAGATCATGCCCTCCGCCACCGCGAACATCGATCACGCCCCAGTTTCTATTGCGAGCGCGGAGCGCGTGCCGCTCATTCTCGACCAAGTAAAAGTCAGTCAGAATGGCGCGCCGCAAAATCCATCCGTTGACCTGGATCGCCGCCTGCTCGGCTCCTTGCAAAGCCTCGCGCTGTTCTCCCATCTCTCTCTTGCCGAACAGGGACCGCTTACCGATAACGAGAAAGCGATTGTTGCTCGCGTGACCATCGACGACGCCATCGACTCCCATCCCGGTGAAGCCGCGTTGAAAGGATTTATCGTCAGCGGCTCCATGTTTCTCCTCGCGCCGGTGATGGACTTCCACTACGACTACGGGACCCGCCTGACCTTGGAACTCGAACGCTGGGACGGGACCGTCAAGACCTATCAGGCCGACGCCTCCGGCACAGCGCGCTATAAACTCTTCAGTGCCAGCCCCTCGATGATCGCGGAACTGAAGGGGCATGTGCTGGAAGCCGGCATCACCGACCTCCTGCACCAGCTCGTCAAGGATGCGGCCTTCTACAATGCCAGCAGCGCCCCCCTCACCGAACGAACCATCCACAGCGTCAGCGTCAAATCGAAACGCCGTGGAACGGCCGCTGTCTCCGTCTCCACCCCGACACACTCGCGCTAG
- a CDS encoding RadicalSAM domain-containing protein (MaGe:77307807), with translation MVSQVNLSHLPERYPLACQWEITCRCNLRCVMCYTDCRNTPEAVRRELATAEIISILDQLIDAGLLELCLTGGEPLARPDFFQIYDYAVSRGLLVTLFTNGTLITESVADRLAALPPRLIEISLHGASTDTFERVTQGAGSHARCLEAIRLLLARRIPLLVKTTALTLNRDEILAVKTYAASLGPAAFRLGEELRPDLDGGAGPFRYALSPHELEELNRQDPDLWSEACRKSRTDLPPCTSGMQRFHIDAYGGLQLCSGNRLQSYDLRRGSFREGFYDTLPAFACEWKAPAPAPLMQPEAHHV, from the coding sequence ATGGTCTCACAGGTTAACCTCAGCCATTTGCCTGAACGGTATCCCCTCGCCTGCCAGTGGGAGATCACCTGCCGCTGCAATCTTCGTTGCGTCATGTGTTACACCGACTGCCGGAATACCCCGGAGGCGGTCCGCCGCGAACTTGCCACTGCCGAAATTATTTCTATCCTGGATCAGTTGATCGATGCCGGCCTGCTCGAACTCTGCCTGACCGGCGGCGAGCCGCTGGCCAGGCCAGACTTTTTCCAGATCTACGACTATGCCGTTTCCCGCGGGCTTCTAGTCACCCTGTTTACCAACGGCACGCTCATCACCGAATCCGTGGCCGACCGCCTTGCGGCGCTCCCGCCGCGCCTGATTGAAATCAGCCTCCATGGCGCCAGCACCGACACCTTCGAGCGCGTCACGCAAGGAGCCGGGTCGCATGCGCGCTGCCTGGAAGCCATCCGCCTGCTGCTCGCCCGGCGAATTCCGCTCCTGGTCAAAACCACGGCCTTGACGCTCAATCGAGATGAAATTCTGGCGGTGAAAACCTATGCGGCCTCGTTGGGACCGGCCGCCTTTCGATTGGGGGAAGAACTGCGCCCCGATCTCGACGGTGGAGCCGGCCCCTTTCGCTATGCCCTGTCGCCGCATGAACTGGAGGAATTGAACAGGCAGGATCCCGACCTCTGGAGCGAAGCCTGCCGGAAATCCCGAACCGATCTGCCGCCCTGCACCAGCGGCATGCAGCGTTTTCACATCGATGCCTACGGTGGATTGCAACTCTGCTCCGGCAACCGGCTGCAATCATACGACTTGCGGCGGGGCTCATTTCGCGAAGGCTTTTACGACACGCTGCCCGCCTTTGCCTGCGAATGGAAAGCGCCGGCTCCCGCGCCGCTCATGCAACCGGAAGCGCATCATGTCTGA
- a CDS encoding hypothetical protein (Evidence 5 : Unknown function; MaGe:77307805): MAMIRVESQPVAWKVGESRNDRDVHCDVSGSVVVNEKDLERSNRPDQAAVFMRFMNGDTVAADLKGKQHAASYDARGPLSRLPRPPRFLQLPDPAGRQPPPPPLERLMADRLHDDRIACSAFSGTR; this comes from the coding sequence GTGGCCATGATTCGAGTCGAATCGCAGCCGGTCGCTTGGAAGGTTGGGGAGAGTCGGAACGACCGCGACGTCCACTGTGATGTCAGCGGGTCCGTGGTCGTCAACGAGAAAGACCTCGAACGGTCGAATCGGCCAGACCAGGCAGCGGTGTTCATGAGGTTCATGAACGGCGATACGGTAGCCGCCGATCTCAAGGGTAAACAGCATGCCGCCTCTTATGACGCGCGTGGGCCACTGTCCCGGTTGCCGAGGCCTCCGCGATTTTTGCAATTACCTGACCCCGCCGGCCGGCAGCCGCCTCCGCCTCCGTTGGAGAGGCTCATGGCCGACAGGCTGCACGACGATAGAATCGCTTGTTCGGCGTTCAGCGGCACTCGATAG
- a CDS encoding conserved exported protein of unknown function (Evidence 4 : Unknown function but conserved in other organisms; MaGe:77307814), which produces MQLRVLWSLLIVGAMLTPAQAAEFVPPQITVGTQEVGLSAGYLLPHRLTYEHTTKQQGVAFIPSWMITVTDPIGDSWYRGQISLGAEAVYIQFQEPFLTHGMGFTPKIKYTMVAHDRIRPYAEFAGGPFWTDLAGKIPEESSQFNFILTAGFGCSFFLTSQTSFNIGYRFQHISNAGTRYPNLGLNSSLPFGGFSFYF; this is translated from the coding sequence GTGCAGCTTCGCGTCCTTTGGTCGCTCCTCATAGTCGGCGCCATGCTTACTCCAGCACAGGCGGCGGAATTCGTGCCGCCTCAGATCACGGTCGGCACCCAAGAAGTCGGACTCTCCGCGGGCTACCTCCTCCCGCACCGCCTGACATACGAACACACCACCAAGCAGCAGGGTGTGGCCTTCATCCCCTCCTGGATGATAACCGTCACCGATCCCATAGGCGACAGTTGGTACCGCGGACAGATTTCTCTGGGCGCCGAGGCGGTGTACATCCAATTCCAAGAGCCTTTCCTCACGCATGGCATGGGCTTTACGCCCAAGATCAAATACACCATGGTCGCGCACGATCGCATTCGCCCCTACGCTGAATTTGCCGGCGGCCCGTTCTGGACCGATCTCGCTGGGAAAATCCCCGAAGAGTCCTCGCAGTTCAATTTCATTCTGACCGCAGGCTTCGGCTGCTCGTTCTTTCTGACGTCTCAAACATCGTTCAACATCGGCTACCGGTTCCAGCATATTTCCAACGCCGGCACGCGGTATCCCAACTTGGGGCTCAACTCCAGCTTGCCGTTCGGCGGATTTTCGTTTTACTTCTGA
- a CDS encoding hypothetical protein (Evidence 4 : Unknown function but conserved in other organisms; MaGe:77307808), with protein MNPTTIYAKHPDYVQRDVAGECILVPVRRSLTDANSIYVLNETGAVLWQGFNGARTVQDICAAFMDEYDVAPDRLHQDVDTLLADLLSIQAIHEVAVTHGLTG; from the coding sequence ATGAATCCGACGACGATCTATGCAAAACATCCGGATTATGTCCAGCGGGACGTGGCGGGAGAATGCATTCTCGTTCCGGTGCGCCGCTCCCTCACAGACGCCAACAGCATCTATGTCCTGAACGAAACCGGTGCGGTCCTCTGGCAGGGTTTCAACGGAGCCCGCACGGTGCAGGACATCTGCGCCGCGTTCATGGACGAATACGACGTCGCACCAGACCGGTTGCATCAGGACGTCGACACCCTCCTGGCAGACCTTCTCTCGATTCAGGCAATCCACGAGGTGGCGGTCACTCATGGTCTCACAGGTTAA
- a CDS encoding hypothetical protein (Evidence 4 : Unknown function but conserved in other organisms; MaGe:77307811): protein MTLDTAKQRIESAIAQFGPRAAPMLDLVLNEVRSDMGAAAFNQLVDEFDLELEYNIAPLESDYSNS from the coding sequence ATGACATTGGATACAGCCAAGCAACGCATCGAATCGGCCATTGCGCAATTCGGCCCACGAGCCGCGCCGATGCTCGATCTCGTCCTCAACGAAGTACGATCGGATATGGGGGCGGCCGCCTTCAATCAGCTCGTCGATGAATTCGACCTGGAACTTGAATACAACATTGCGCCGCTCGAATCCGATTACTCCAACAGTTAA
- a CDS encoding RadicalSAM domain-containing protein (MaGe:77307806), protein MSEPRPLTMIPYGTFSQRAHARAAASHRVIKAQLELTYRCNLHCRHCYTDPYNDNAYFPRELTLVEIHRLLGDMRELGIVWLNLTGGDIFMRPDFFDIYEAAIGHGFLLQLYTNGTLFTRAIVERLQTHPPFSIDISCHSVEESKFDWFTQVPGSYRAFIRGIELLQAASLPFSLKTKLMNWNAGEIEQLRQFTEATGQPFGYTTSLSPRLNGDCSSLHYRVDPDTIRNLPSDQEMTADAGQCDPGSLLPLPSHDRLFRCGCGTDTIHINAWGELSTCTFQYETRVSLREHSLSDGIERVFAATRELTYQQESACRTCAVHTFCDKQPTQARWESGHPESPIPYDCEIAVARASRASNLTPIHPLRAGSCP, encoded by the coding sequence ATGTCTGAGCCTCGCCCACTGACCATGATCCCGTACGGCACGTTCAGCCAGCGCGCCCATGCGAGGGCCGCCGCCAGCCACCGGGTCATCAAAGCGCAACTCGAACTCACCTATCGCTGCAATCTCCATTGCCGCCATTGCTATACCGATCCGTATAACGACAACGCCTACTTTCCGCGCGAGCTGACCCTCGTCGAGATTCACCGGCTGCTGGGCGACATGCGCGAACTAGGCATCGTCTGGCTGAACCTGACCGGTGGCGACATTTTCATGCGGCCGGATTTTTTCGACATCTACGAAGCCGCAATCGGCCACGGGTTTCTCTTGCAGCTCTATACGAACGGGACCTTGTTTACCCGTGCGATCGTCGAGCGATTGCAGACACACCCACCCTTTTCAATCGACATCTCTTGTCATTCCGTCGAAGAATCGAAATTCGACTGGTTCACACAGGTGCCGGGGTCCTATCGCGCGTTCATCCGAGGAATCGAGCTGCTGCAGGCCGCCAGCCTGCCCTTTTCGCTGAAAACGAAACTGATGAACTGGAACGCAGGCGAGATAGAACAACTGCGTCAGTTCACTGAAGCCACCGGGCAGCCGTTCGGATACACCACCTCCCTCTCGCCGAGGCTGAACGGCGACTGCTCATCGCTCCACTATCGCGTGGATCCGGACACGATCCGCAACCTGCCTTCGGATCAGGAGATGACAGCGGATGCCGGCCAGTGCGACCCAGGATCGCTTCTGCCGCTCCCTTCGCACGACCGCCTCTTTCGTTGCGGCTGCGGCACCGACACTATTCACATCAACGCCTGGGGCGAGCTCAGCACCTGCACCTTCCAATATGAAACCCGCGTCTCGTTGCGCGAGCATTCATTATCCGACGGCATCGAACGGGTGTTCGCCGCCACCAGGGAGTTGACCTATCAACAGGAGTCGGCTTGCCGGACCTGCGCCGTGCATACATTCTGCGACAAACAACCGACGCAAGCCCGATGGGAGTCCGGCCATCCGGAATCTCCCATTCCCTACGATTGCGAGATCGCCGTCGCGCGTGCGTCGCGCGCATCGAACCTCACTCCGATTCACCCTTTACGAGCAGGATCATGTCCATGA
- a CDS encoding MSHA biogenesis protein MshN (MaGe:77307812), translated as MDIEAFRQMVAKNPKGFLGRYGLGNKILQEGGNLEEAVEHLRVAVQLDPVHVASHLALGRALIGVGRPEEAKPVLKAGIDASASGRANGGRDLVPEMQMILQGLG; from the coding sequence ATGGACATTGAAGCCTTTCGTCAAATGGTCGCAAAAAACCCCAAGGGGTTTCTCGGGCGCTACGGCCTGGGCAATAAAATTCTGCAAGAAGGCGGCAATCTGGAAGAAGCCGTCGAACACTTGCGCGTCGCCGTGCAACTAGATCCGGTGCATGTCGCGTCGCACTTGGCGCTCGGACGCGCCCTTATCGGCGTGGGACGGCCAGAAGAAGCGAAACCCGTATTGAAAGCCGGCATCGACGCCTCCGCCTCCGGTCGGGCCAACGGCGGGCGCGACCTCGTCCCTGAAATGCAGATGATCCTCCAAGGCCTGGGCTAA
- a CDS encoding RadicalSAM domain-containing protein (MaGe:77307803) has protein sequence MQQLDPHTYLNVVSTRAERTRQPDRATIELTYGCNLRCVHCYNPTHRALPQELTTAEVCSILTQMADLGVLTVSLSGGEPSLRPDIDIILRHARRAGLLVSLLSNATRMTPAFASLLDEIGVSRLSISIYGATAATYERMTGIPGSFTHFLHGLACLHERAFAVTVRMPVTTINYEDIDACQNLIEAHGFMFQYSLDIHPRTDGDRAPLAYRLAPDLKAALDARKLGKPRAVQAPEPCASNEPFISCACGKSSFAVTPYGKMNLCVAFPTPQYDLRTGTIREGWEILKRTVDDARPTARYECAACDVQGFCRQGRGDAWLETGDMSACLPHFKEWATLEHHTHALLDPRPAR, from the coding sequence ATGCAACAGCTGGATCCACACACCTATCTCAACGTCGTCTCAACCCGCGCGGAGCGAACCCGCCAGCCGGACCGTGCGACCATTGAGCTGACCTACGGCTGCAATCTTCGCTGTGTCCATTGTTACAATCCCACCCATCGCGCGCTCCCCCAGGAACTAACCACGGCCGAAGTCTGCTCAATCCTGACGCAGATGGCCGACCTCGGCGTGCTGACCGTCAGTCTCAGCGGAGGGGAACCGTCGCTGCGGCCCGACATCGACATCATTCTGCGTCATGCGCGCCGCGCCGGGCTGCTCGTCTCGCTGCTCAGCAACGCCACGCGCATGACGCCGGCATTTGCGTCGCTCCTCGATGAGATTGGCGTCTCCCGTCTGTCTATCTCCATCTACGGCGCCACGGCGGCGACCTATGAGCGCATGACCGGAATCCCTGGATCGTTTACGCACTTTCTTCACGGACTGGCTTGCCTTCATGAGCGCGCCTTCGCCGTCACCGTTCGCATGCCGGTCACCACGATCAATTATGAAGACATCGATGCATGCCAAAATCTGATTGAAGCCCACGGATTCATGTTTCAATACAGCCTCGACATCCATCCGCGGACCGATGGCGACCGCGCGCCGCTCGCCTACCGGCTGGCTCCGGATCTCAAAGCTGCGCTCGATGCGCGCAAACTCGGAAAACCGCGTGCTGTCCAAGCGCCGGAACCCTGCGCATCCAATGAACCGTTCATCTCATGCGCCTGCGGCAAAAGCAGTTTTGCCGTCACACCCTATGGCAAGATGAATCTCTGCGTGGCGTTCCCGACTCCACAGTACGATCTCAGGACCGGAACGATCCGCGAAGGATGGGAGATCCTCAAACGCACCGTCGATGACGCGCGCCCAACCGCCCGGTACGAATGCGCCGCCTGCGACGTGCAGGGCTTCTGCCGTCAAGGCCGCGGCGACGCCTGGCTGGAAACCGGCGACATGAGCGCCTGTCTTCCGCATTTCAAAGAGTGGGCTACCCTGGAGCACCATACCCATGCCCTCCTCGACCCTCGACCAGCTCGCTGA
- a CDS encoding Methyltransf25 domain-containing protein (MaGe:77307809), with protein MRLLAIIVTGCATVTGALVRWLTQLHLFLYDILPALLPPDRLEALMHRYYDRSYARAGRQLPLTAYSWSLEPWEEQVLARYWPLPATLLILGSGLGRESLALAQRGYRILALDIAHEGLLIGARRAAPLNLPVAFIQADFLTLPIRSTSVTGIFLSGVMYSAVQGRARRQTWLQHLRQCLAPGGTLVLNFLIAREPETLRTRLIRTCTSLILRWPGSNRAYQQGDTCANGHFMHLFADENELRLEIAGAGATVIELNWPDGFAVLS; from the coding sequence ATGCGCCTGCTGGCCATCATTGTCACCGGATGCGCGACCGTTACGGGAGCGCTGGTCAGATGGCTGACACAGCTCCATCTCTTTCTCTACGACATCCTGCCGGCGCTCTTGCCGCCCGACCGGCTGGAAGCCCTCATGCACCGCTATTACGACCGCAGCTATGCGCGTGCTGGCCGCCAGCTTCCACTCACGGCCTATTCTTGGTCGCTTGAACCCTGGGAAGAGCAGGTCCTCGCCAGGTACTGGCCACTGCCTGCCACACTTCTGATTCTCGGCTCCGGACTTGGCCGGGAGTCGCTCGCGCTCGCTCAGCGCGGCTATCGCATACTAGCCCTGGATATCGCCCATGAAGGATTACTCATCGGCGCCCGACGCGCCGCGCCGCTGAATCTCCCTGTTGCATTCATACAAGCGGACTTCCTCACGCTCCCCATTCGATCCACCTCCGTCACCGGCATCTTCCTCTCCGGCGTCATGTACAGCGCCGTCCAGGGGCGGGCACGGCGGCAAACCTGGCTGCAACACCTCAGACAATGTCTTGCCCCAGGCGGAACGCTGGTGCTGAACTTCCTAATCGCCCGGGAACCTGAAACCCTTCGCACTCGGCTGATTCGGACCTGCACCAGCCTCATTCTCCGCTGGCCCGGATCCAACCGGGCCTACCAGCAAGGCGATACCTGCGCCAACGGCCACTTCATGCACCTCTTCGCCGATGAAAATGAATTGCGTTTAGAAATCGCCGGAGCTGGCGCGACCGTAATCGAACTCAACTGGCCCGATGGGTTTGCCGTCCTGTCTTAA
- a CDS encoding hypothetical protein (Evidence 4 : Unknown function but conserved in other organisms; MaGe:77307804), which yields MLFTLEIGGYRIAVHEPHEHRCLVWPIRPFEVFLVDDHGPADITVDVAVVPTLPNLPSDRLRFDSNHGHWKLFESQEGLLLDSLSPHTLTSRARASLSPDYRRVSAWVLPDDHRGQAGWLPMHLFNPILEVCLLSILAREGGLLLHASGIAHQDMGFLFTGASGTGKSTLAGWFAERNARILSDERMILRRNDASVTMFGTPWIGSGAFAANASAPLSRLFCIRHGENRHRFETLPASRIVSFLLQQTFLPYWDRAAMDATLDSLIALTQQIPCVGLACLKNPNVVDAIMDHHLSTPMTAV from the coding sequence ATGCTGTTTACCCTTGAGATCGGCGGCTACCGTATCGCCGTTCATGAACCTCATGAACACCGCTGCCTGGTCTGGCCGATTCGACCGTTCGAGGTCTTTCTCGTTGACGACCACGGACCCGCTGACATCACAGTGGACGTCGCGGTCGTTCCGACTCTCCCCAACCTTCCAAGCGACCGGCTGCGATTCGACTCGAATCATGGCCACTGGAAACTATTCGAGTCCCAGGAGGGGCTTCTCCTCGACAGCCTCAGCCCTCACACCCTCACCTCCCGGGCGCGGGCAAGCCTCTCGCCGGATTATCGGCGCGTGAGCGCCTGGGTATTGCCGGACGATCACCGGGGCCAGGCCGGCTGGCTCCCGATGCATCTCTTCAATCCAATTCTGGAAGTCTGCCTGCTTTCGATCCTGGCTCGCGAGGGCGGACTCCTGCTCCATGCCTCCGGGATTGCGCACCAGGACATGGGATTTCTTTTTACCGGGGCGTCGGGAACCGGTAAATCGACGCTGGCCGGATGGTTTGCCGAACGGAATGCCAGAATCCTCAGCGACGAACGCATGATCCTGCGCCGAAACGATGCCTCCGTCACGATGTTCGGGACGCCCTGGATCGGCTCAGGCGCCTTCGCCGCCAATGCCTCGGCGCCGCTGTCCCGCCTGTTTTGCATCCGTCATGGAGAGAACCGGCATCGCTTCGAGACGCTCCCGGCATCGCGCATCGTCTCGTTTCTCCTCCAGCAAACGTTTCTTCCCTATTGGGATCGCGCCGCCATGGACGCAACGCTCGACAGCCTGATCGCCCTGACGCAACAGATTCCCTGCGTCGGCCTCGCCTGTTTGAAGAATCCGAACGTCGTCGATGCGATCATGGATCATCACCTTTCCACCCCAATGACGGCCGTCTGA